Proteins encoded within one genomic window of Cucumis sativus cultivar 9930 chromosome 3, Cucumber_9930_V3, whole genome shotgun sequence:
- the LOC101218063 gene encoding ADP-ribosylation factor 1, translating into MGLTFTKLFGRLFSKKEMRILMVGLDAAGKTTILYKLKLGEIVTTIPTIGFNVETVEYKNISFTVWDVGGQDKIRPLWRHYFQNTQGLIFVVDSNDRDRVVEARDELHRMLNEDELRDAVLLVFANKQDLPNAMNAAEITDKLGLHSLRQRHWYIQSTCATSGEGLYEGLDWLSNNIVSKA; encoded by the exons ATGGGTTTGACCTTTACGAAGCTCTTCGGTAGGCTTTTTTCTAAGAAAGAGATGCGCATTTTGATGGTTGGTCTTGATGCTGCTGGTAAGACAACGATCTTGTACAAGCTGAAGCTTGGAGAAATTGTGACCACCATTCCCACTATCG GATTTAATGTGGAGACTGTAGAATACAAGAACATCAGCTTTACCGTTTGGGATGTTGGTGGTCAGGACAAG ATCCGTCCACTTTGGAGGCATTACTTCCAGAATACACAGGgccttatttttgttgtgGATAGCAATGATAGGGACAGGGTCGTAGAGGCAAGAGATGAGTTGCATAGGATGTTGAATGAG GATGAGCTTAGAGATGCTGTTTTGCTTGTATTTGCTAACAAGCAAGATCTTCCTAATGCCATGAATGCTGCAGAAATAACTGACAAACTCGGTCTTCACTCCCTTCGCCAGCGCCACTG GTACATCCAGAGCACATGTGCGACATCCGGGGAGGGCCTGTACGAAGGTTTGGATTGGCTTTCCAACAACATTGTTAGCAAG GCTTGA
- the LOC101216650 gene encoding polygalacturonase At1g48100: MEMGRKNLKCLTTIAFICVFVCSFSFHCCHARKTVDYRHWQVHRHHQGSGRSLRLTGSGHVGSEGVVGTSLASKGRATNGGSGNFNVLDFGAKGDGETDDTKAFQSAWESACNVEGSVVEVPSGSEFLVGPISFSGPNCQPNIMFQLDGKIIAPTSPSAWGSGMLQWIEFTKLKGITVKGTGTIDGQGSVWWNDSPTDNPTDKNLDKESSGGELPSTKPTALRFYGSDEVTVSGITIQNSQKAHLKFDSCTAVQVSSLTISSPGDSPNTDGIHLQNSQNVIISNSNIACGDDCISIQTGSSGVYIHNVNCGPGHGISIGGLGRDDTKACVSNVTVRDVKLQNTMNGVRIKTWQGGSGLVQGILFSNIQVTDVQTPIMIDQYYCDGGRCHNGSSAVAISGVNYVNIRGTYTSTPVHFACSDSLPCTGVTLDTIQLEGSSGSNEPFCWKAYGELKTSTVPPVDCLQSGNPFKAQAHDSC; encoded by the exons ATGGAGATGGGTaggaagaatttgaaatgtCTTACAACTATTGCTTtcatttgtgtttttgtttgctCTTTTAGTTTTCACTGTTGCCATGCTAGAAAAACTGTAGACTACCGCCACTGGCAAGTTCATCGTCATCATCAAGGTAGCGGCCGCTCTTTGAGGTTGACAGGCAGTGGCCATGTTGGAAGTGAGGGTGTTGTAGGAACGTCACTAGCAAGTAAAGGTAGAGCTACTAATGGTGGTTCAGGAAATTTTAATGTGTTGGACTTTGGAGCTAAAGGTGATGGAGAGACAGATGACACTAAG GCATTTCAGTCAGCTTGGGAGTCGGCTTGCAATGTAGAGGGATCAGTTGTGGAGGTTCCCTCAGGTTCCGAGTTCCTCGTTGGCCCGATTTCGTTCTCGGGTCCAAATTGTCAACCAAACATTATGTTTCAG TTGGATGGAAAGATCATTGCTCCTACAAGCCCTAGTGCTTGGGGTTCAGGAATGTTACAATGGATTGAATTCACTAAACTTAAAGGAATTACAGTCAAAGGTACAGGGACAATTGATGGACAAGGCTCGGTTTGGTGGAATGACTCACCGACAGACAATCCCACTGATAAAAATTTG GACAAGGAAAGCAGTGGTGGAGAACTTCCAAGCACCAAACCAACT GCACTTAGGTTCTATGGGAGTGATGAAGTAACAGTCTCTGGAATAACAATCCAAAACAGCCAAAAAGCTCACCTGAAATTTGATAGTTGCACAGCAGTTCAAGTCTCTTCATTAACAATATCATCACCAGGTGACAGCCCAAACACAGATGGAATTCACTTGCAGAATTCTCAGAATGTGATCATTTCAAACAGCAATATAGCTTGTG GAGATGATTGTATATCCATACAAACTGGAAGCTCAGGTGTATACATACACAATGTCAACTGTGGACCAGGCCATGGAATTAGCATAGGAGGACTAGGACGTGATGACACAAAAGCATGTGTATCCAATGTCACAGTCCGTGATGTTAAACTGCAGAATACAATGAATGGGGTCAGAATAAAAACATGGCAG GGGGGTTCAGGCTTAGTACAAGGAATACtattttcaaacattcaaGTTACAGACGTTCAAACTCCAataatgatagaccaataCTACTGTGATGGGGGTAGATGCCATAATGGATCTTCTGCAGTAGCAATTTCAGGAGTAAACTATGTAAACATCAGAGGAACATACACTTCAACGCCGGTCCATTTTGCCTGCAGTGACAGTCTTCCATGCACAGGTGTGACATTAGACACCATTCAGCTTGAGGGGAGCAGTGGCTCGAACGAACCATTCTGTTGGAAGGCATATGGTGAACTGAAAACCTCCACCGTCCCTCCCGTCGACTGCTTGCAATCTGGAAATCCATTTAAAGCTCAAGCTCATGATTCTTGCTAA